One part of the Ictidomys tridecemlineatus isolate mIctTri1 chromosome 13, mIctTri1.hap1, whole genome shotgun sequence genome encodes these proteins:
- the LOC144370163 gene encoding uncharacterized protein LOC144370163, with amino-acid sequence MHTGEKPYKCKECGKTFNRSSKLTDHQKIHIGEKPHKCNECGKAFTFRQNLIVHQKIHTGEKPYKCEKCGKAFNVNSKLIIHQRIHTGEKPYKCKECGKAFTVSQHLVVHQRIHTGEKPYKCNECGKSFYVRSKLNIHQRIHTGEKPYKCEECSKAFTVSQHLVVHQRIHTGEKPYLFQECGKAFNVSSKLMIHQRIHTGEKPYNSK; translated from the coding sequence atgcacactggagaaaaaccatacaaatgtaaagaatgtggcaaaacgtTTAACAGAAGCTCAAAACTTACTGATCACCAGAAAATTCATATTGGAGAGAAGCCACataaatgtaatgaatgtggaaaagcttttactTTTAGGCAAAACCTTATTGTGCACCAgaaaattcacactggagagaagccatacaaatgtgaaaaatgtggcaaagcttttaatgtAAATTCAAAACTTATTattcaccagagaattcatactggagagaagccatacaaatgtaaagaatgtggcaaagcttttactgTTAGTCAACACCTTGTTGTgcaccagagaattcacactggagagaaaccttacaAATGCAATGAATGTGGTAAATCTTTTTATGTAAGGTCAAAACTTAATattcaccagagaattcatactggagagaagccatacaaGTGTGAAGAATGTAGCAAAGCTTTTACTGTTAGTCAGCACCTTGTTGTgcaccagagaattcacactggagagaaaccttaccTCTTtcaagaatgtgggaaagcttttaatGTAAGTTCAAAACTTATGattcaccagagaattcatactggagaaaagccatacaataGTAAAtaa